Sequence from the Castanea sativa cultivar Marrone di Chiusa Pesio chromosome 12, ASM4071231v1 genome:
ctatccttcttcttcttcttcatggcGCGTTGCTTTCCTTCTTGTCTTCCTCTTCGAACAAAGTTTTCAACTTAGCAGACCAGTCCTCATCTTTTAGCGGCCCTTACATGCATATAGCTTCTGTTATGTCATATGGTTCACCTCTGTTTAGTGAAATCTCTTCTTGCCTCGTTGAAAAACCAATTGCCATCATCTTCACTTCAATAGATAATCATTCCATCATCTCTTTCCTCCTCTTCATCTTGGGTCAGCACAAGGTATTGATCATCGTTGGAAGGAGGGCCCGTGTTGCGTTCAAGCATGAAATGAGCTGGGGTGACCTGAGTTGTCCTTACTGTTCAGGTCCATTTCGGCCAGTCATTATCCTCCCACAATCCTATGTTTCCTGATTCAGAGAAATCGTTGATGTGGGCCCTCTTAAAAGTCCATGGTCCGGGAGTGCTCCTTAGTTGTGGCAGGAATTCTAGTAGGAGAAGGTGGACTTTCCCTCCAGTCATCATTTGATTTACATCCTCTTGGGTCAGATTATCAAACATCGTGGCACGTGGAAAATTGGGTAGgttcaacaaaattttaataagtaCATGCCCCAATTAAAAGGTTTTCAACTTTAGATGTTCTTAGAAAGTTTTTAAGTCCATTTTAATGAAGGCTCAATTACAAAATCTCTCCCTTTCCTCTTATGAACCTTGCCCCTTGTTTCGTTTGGGCTCTAGTCCATTTACAATAATTCTCTTATCTTATTCTCGTGGGCTTTCATTAGAATATACTTAGAGATTTTCAACCCTTTGTCTCAAATATGGGCCTACAATGTATTCATCACCTTTGGGCTCTCCTCTTTTCATTTATTATCatcatttatttaaaagtaGCCTCTTAGTTAGAATGCATTGTAGCATTTCATTCAAAATCCATGAATTTTCTCATCATTTCGGGCCTAGGCATATAACAAGGAGGCCTAAAATTAGGGAATTTCATTTTGACTTTGTAGGATGTTGGATGCTAAGTCTATAGCATACTTGTTACCTTAAGCCTAGGGTCCCTTTTTTTCAAAAGACCTTTTGATTTGAGTTTATGATAGAAATTAGGTTATGGTCttatgaacctttcaagttaagatataCCTTTGGACTTTGGGATAAGTTTCTTATATGTgagaaccctttttttttttaatcccaaacATCTTAGGGTATGCCATAACTTTGGGGTCATCCTTCAATTTTATACCTTTTATTTGTCCTTTAGAATTAGGTGAGCATAAGATATATGGTTGACcaaacaaaagatataaaggGTACCCTCTTTTGATGGGATCTAGGATCCCTCTAAGTGTGGGTAGGCTCCTAAAAGCTTAAATGGTAGATAAGTAGGTCACTCACAACTAGAAGCAGTGTGATTTGgggagattttgtttgctttgcAAGGTAGCTAGGTGGGCCATGATTCCAACTGAGGGCCTAAATGGACCTTTGTGGTGGCAAACTCTTAACATACTCAAAACCCGTCATAGGCAATGACACACATTGTGAGTTGGTAGGATGAACTTCGAAAGACTTTAGCCCAAATGGAGCGTAGTTATCTTCACAGTCATCACCATCCGAGGTAAAGGGACAAAAGAACCAAGCGAAGTGTGTGCAAACAAGTATTGAACAAGTCTTTATTAAGATTAAGAAATAGGACATATTGGAATCAAACTCTCTATCCctagtggagtcgccactgtggGCACAACATGTGGTTTGGGGAGTACACCTCGGCCAAGTGGACCGGGGCGGAGAAACAatgagtcgccacctagttttatggtctaggaaccatgaatatagcaCCCTTACATGGAAGGAAAGATATTACTACCAAAGTAGGGGTTTGGAGCTTAGGTATGattttgggaaggtgttaggcacccaaaaccgCCCGACCTGTAGGTCGGCTTCCACTCATTATGTCCAACATCTTAATCCTATTAAAGGCACATTCAACATTGCATCTTAAACACAtgcacacactagcatacatctaagcatacaatgTGAGATTTCATCCTAAACCCTatcatacatctatcatggcattcCATCACATCCTAAACCCTAGAATacatcttatatatatatatatatatatatatatatatatatatatatatatatatatatataatattattctatccAAGGCAGGAACATGTACATgtcaaatcaaagcaaaaaaaaagggcaacaaacaaatcatattGTCATCCAAAGCATGACATATAGACTTGCATATACATgttcattaaaagaaaataaagctcttataacaaaaacaaatgcatgttcatgtgaatgcatgtcTTGCGTTACTCACCTTGCTGCATCTCAGCACCCATGGCATAAGTGCATGATCATGTTAGATGCATCTTCATGgtattaaaataagaaaatgaatgaaaccctaatctagcatGTTAAAGCAAACAAGCATTTAAACAGAGGAACAAAgacataaaaagcataaaaaggaacaaaatagAGGCATATTAAGTGATAGAAACAAAGAAGCAGAAGCAAAAATcctaaattagggtttctagccTATGTACGCATGTAGAAGCATGCATACGCAAGCACACTCAAAATCCTAGGTCGAAATAGAAATGCAGCAAAATAGAGCAAAGATTCAAAATTGTAAATCTAACAAGCTAGCATGCTttataacataaaaatacataaacctaaactaaaaaaaaacattataaagcatgaaaagaaattaaaacattattaaaaagaagaaatgaaaagaaaaagtttagaACTTAATACCTCAAATAAAAAGcttttcaagcttgattttgaccgttcTCCTCAAtcaatctattcacaatcaaataTAAAAGTGATTAGTAATTTGAAACTCAAAAGATCAAGAACATAAAAGGtcccaattaaaataaaattgacttgaggatgttatgtgaaaaactccctcttttattcactatttctagtgaatcttaggtttgcctttaggattttttgtgtgttctcgaaatataccatgtaaggctttatatagtttaaaaaaaaatgggggtttggaatggcttccaaacgatgtgggattcattcagAACCTCAGTCTTTAATGCAGAAGACTTATCTTTCATAggtttttgaaaccctagctgtGTGTGCAGGTCTGTGCCTGCATACGTAGGCCAATGGTTTTCTTAgtcttttattttccaaaaatagatttatttgcttataaaaagttatattttctattttaacacttCTCAAATCAATTTGTAATCTGATTGGGCCCTAAATCAACCTTGGGCCTTAGAATTTTGGTATCGTTGTGGAATGGGGGCCTTAGTCGTAAGGGATACAAAATGCAATGTCTACACCTGCCTTTGCAAGAAGGAACTGATTTGCTGATATGTCATCTAAAAGCAGTATAGATCACGAAACTTACAGTGGGtgtcattaaaaatatttgttattttggtAGTTAGCCACGTTAACATTTTCCATCCACCACTTAACGGCAATGaccattttgacacaataccaaaaggTTTGGGTTAATTAATATGTTTGAAAGGCTAGAAATCAAATTGACATACAgggttagggactaaatatgtagtttatctacaaaaaattgaaagagtGGATAGTTTAATATAAAAACactcataataaaatatttattaataatgatCATAATTACGTATTTAAAGGTTCCATATTCAAGCACAATCATTATAAATACATATTAATAGATAccttaattatcaaatttaatatttttgaaaggTTTTGGTGCATACTAGTATGCAGCAATTGCTGCATAACAGGTTATGTGGcagcaaaaaatgaaaaagaaaaagcaacatGTGTCCAATTGTCCACCCAATCATGTGTATTGCAAATGACCCTTGGACACATGTTACTTTCTTTTTACTGCCACATAACTTATTATGTAGAAAAAACTTTCCCAAaatgtgcattgcacatgacTTTTAGAGAcatattgctttctttttgctGTCACATAAACCATTATGCAGCAATTGTTGCATGCTAGTATGCATCAAAActtttcccttaatattttatataaaacacaattaaaataaatgtcTAATAATAACTATCAcgtttcatatatatatatatatatatatatatatatataattaaagtagagataaaatcattttatttttagttaatatcATGTTTTATTGAACTTTCTCATACACCGTGAGAGCTATTATCTAGctgttttaatgaaaaaccttatataaagataatttttcacattttcctGTATTTGGTATTATCATAGAAAAAGATCTATTAAAAAATGTGATAAAGGAAAGCAATCTCTTGGCTTCTCTTATTCAGCTTGGCATgtgatataattattttttttaaaaaaaactttatctcACAGTAAGCtaaaaaatagaattcaaaCATAGATAGAGTTGTCATGACAAGTTaaataaaggaaattaaaaaatatttttccaactcattttaaggttgctaccaaatataggaaaatgagaTACTTTTCTAAATAatggatttttggaaaatgattcattttctcTTGCTTTCTCTTATTTAGCTTAGCATGGAAAAtagttgttttctaaaaaacaactttatctctcGGCAAGCTAAAAAAGAGAGTCCAAACATAGATAGAGTTGTCATGTCAagttaaataaatgaaattaaaaaaatatttttttaacccatTTTATGGTTGCTActaaatatagaaaaatgagatagtcttttaaaaaattgagttttgaaaactaattaattttctagaaatgtaatgttgtttattttgatgGTTTTCCTCGTTTTCCTATGCTTGGTAGTATCAAAAAATAACGTgtcaaaggaaaattatctCTTAACATTCCTAAATAAACTTGGCATGAGATagagttttttttagaaaattttagtggaaaacaactctatttcTTGCCAACCTAAGATATTATAACTAGGAATTCAAAAGATATATCATTCTTGTCAAGAACTTGGAAAATGGCCTCTCCAATTAGCTGCCTATCAATCTTGGTAATCTCTCTACTAGTCGCCTCTCTTTTCTGCCAAGTTTCTCATGCCTTGGTTGACGAAGCCTTCTTGAAAAATATTTGCCAGAAGACCGTGGACTACGAGTTTTGCCAATCAACTTTACGTTCAGACGCACGTACTTTTACAGCTAATCTGGATGGTCTTGTTCTCATTTCTATTTCTATAacagttagtcatgtacttaatACCATTGATCAAATCCCAAATATTCTTAAAACGCTGACAGACCCATTGGATAAGACTCGACTTCAGAATTGCCAAACCGATTATAATGAAATACAAGTGAAATTGAATGCTGCATTCTCAGCTTCAGATGCAAAGTCTTATCAGGAAGCGCTAAATTCACTTAGTGGTGCACTGATTAAACGTGTAGAATGTAATGATGAATACAGATTGACCCCCCCGATACGTGATTCACCACTACTTGATGCTTCTACCAAACTGCAGAAGCTAGTCGATATTACTTGGGTAATAATTGAGGAGATTGTGTAAACATAATTTATATGAAATCTATAATAAAAATAGGTCTGCCAAGGTCCTTGTAGCTCCATCACTACCTCTTGgtgtaattaaaaataataataaataaagacctatttttgttaatatttatttctaatcatctctctctctcaatcaaTGTAAATCTTGGGTTATATGTGTTTTTAATAGTGAACTTTAAATTTTCGGTTTGCTAGAATTGgtgaatgatatatatacacacaaaccCATGCTCAATTTCGTGCtcatttcttcctttttaattaatttatttttatttttataatgttctttatctttttcacTTGTACCATATTTTGTCAC
This genomic interval carries:
- the LOC142619441 gene encoding putative invertase inhibitor; the encoded protein is MASPISCLSILVISLLVASLFCQVSHALVDEAFLKNICQKTVDYEFCQSTLRSDARTFTANLDGLVLISISITVSHVLNTIDQIPNILKTLTDPLDKTRLQNCQTDYNEIQVKLNAAFSASDAKSYQEALNSLSGALIKRVECNDEYRLTPPIRDSPLLDASTKLQKLVDITWVIIEEIV